In Kryptolebias marmoratus isolate JLee-2015 linkage group LG22, ASM164957v2, whole genome shotgun sequence, the sequence TATAACGTAGCTGATGCTTTCGTTTTATTTGCAGGTATTTATTTTAGAGCGGAGGATCTCCAAGAAGCGGCTCCTTACACAGCGTCGTGAGGCTGCCCATTCTCCAGGGGCTCCCGCTCCTCCTGAGGTTTGTTCTCCAGGTAGTTCCTGTCCTCCAGGCTTCGCAGCACCAAGCTGTGGAGGATGTGCTGGTTGGGCTTCTGGATGAGCTGCTCGAACAGCCGCAGCGTCATGATGCTGATCTGAGGGGCGAAGGGCAAAGCCATCAAATCTTTACCCCCCGACAAAAACAGGCAGGAGattcacaacaaaaaggttCAGTCGTGTTTCTAATCACTAATTCACAAGAGCTGAAATTCCCTTTAAAGGCAAACAGctagagaataaataaataataattttagtgGAAAATTACTGAAGACCCTGAGATTCATCATgagatttatgtttaaattttaatttaatcacaagtTTTGAGAAGAAGATTTAAATTTACTGTGAGTTTCTTTATAAATCTACAATAATCGTTTACTTCTTTGCTGAGAGCCTGGCAGCTGACGTTAGATGTTAGGTAATAATTATCTGGGTTATTAGAGTCTGCAGCCGGCCCAACTCACGGTGCCTGATTAGGACTAAAAGTCAAGGATGAAAACGATCTAAACGCCACCGCGCTTCACATCGAAGACGGAGTCGTGGTCTGATTGACGTAACGGTGCAGTTGGAAGGGGTTACAACCCGGgcagattcttttatttttattcatttttttatttttcatcaaacaAACCGTTGTTAAATCCTGCTGTGAAAACAGAGGCAGATATTTACTTTCAACCTTAGTCCAATATTAGCCTTGAAGTGGTTCTCACAGACAAGGTTCtcacagacaaggttttcacaaacgggtcacctgtgactttgacctcTAGCTATGTGAAATCACTAGGGATCACCCCTAACCCATGagatgtccagctgtgcagtttggtTTTCTACGTTAAAGAGAAGaaactgtccacagacagacgctGTAGGACGAGTAACTGCTCCACCTGCTGATGGCCGTGTACGTTTCACCTACTAACACACGAACTCCTGAAGCTTGCAAACGTAAAACCAACGAGTAGGAGACGGGATTTAAACCGTAGGAGCGGTACAACAGAAAAGGTTGGCGGTTTTGACGGCGTGGAATAGTTTGAAGGTATGATGACAGGCAGAAGAACCTCGTCTGACAGATGGTCGCAGTGCTCGATGAGCCGGTGCCTGAGTGGACTCTGAGCGACTGCAGCTGGAGTTTCCGGTTCCTTCTCCTCTCCCAGCAGAAAGTAAACGATCTCCTGCAGCAGCGCCTCCGATGTCACCTGCCTTATGACTCTGTTCAACAGGGCGGTGGAGGTTAAGATTCCCACCTCAGATctacgcaaacacacacagaagcacaaTGATTTACTGAGCAGTCACGATTCATACGGTAACACGATGACAAACCGACACATTTCATGGCGGGATGATTGATTGGTGACTCAGGGCGCGACTTACGTCTGCATGAGCTGCGGTTCCATCACACAGACAAAGAATCTTTCTCTCACAGCTTTTGCCATCACAGCAGCTGCCGACTGGAAgacagtgaagaaaaacaaagcacttctaaacaaacaacaaagcaacTTATTTGGAGAGAACATCATTTATTATGTCAATTCAGAGAGAAATGACATGACAGCCCGAGTCAGAACCTTCTGAGCCTCCTTGATGAGCTGATCGCAGAAATCCAACCACGACAGGAACGAGATGAGAGCTCTCTTCCCTGTGAAGACGGCAGCGTCCTCCTTCAGGTTGTATACGTCCAGACTAAAGGAAGAAAAGAGACATTAAAGTCAGCAGTTCTGTGTGCTTTTTAAAGATGACACAACACAGCTGCAAGTTTACCCCCAGTTGACAGACTCCACTGTCTCAATGTCCAAGGGGTCCATGGACTGCGGCAGGGCCTTATAAAAGGAGACCAGCCTGTCGGTGAGGAGGTCACACAGCTCGGTGTTCTCCGTTAGACACCTCGCAGCAGCAGGCTCCGGCAGACTGACCAGGAGCATCAAGCCCTCACACGCCTTCACCACTATCCTGCCATCCTGAAcgaggagaaaaaataaaacatttatacgAGTTAGTGACAGCTCTGAGTGCACAACTTCCACACAGAGCGATTACTTACAGGACTCTTTGTGAGGTTGAGTAAGGAGGAGACTAAATTGTAGTTGTTGGTGTTGTTATTGTTACTGGTTGGACTACAGGAAGCACCAGCTGCTGCTAGTGGCTCCTCTTGGCCGTCTGCCTGTTTCTGTCCAGTATCTGGAGCCAAATCACCTCCCTTCACCTCCTCCGTCGCCACAGAACTCTTGGACTCCGGTCTCTTTGATTTGTTCTGCAAACAACATGGAAAAAGATGGAGACTTTCTGAGTTACGTGCTTAAAATCCTATAAGACTCGAGTCGTTCTTACATCAACACgctcagctcgttcaggagatgtgtgccatgacttttgttttttaccttttatacttttcaacctatttaactttatttacaaatatgttcCCCCTAGAAATCCAtcaatatcttttaaaaactttgttctctttaaaaactcattcagcaaactggctctactttgaacttttagctaactttctgtttctttgaacTGCctcttttctacttttagctaatcttgTGCTGCTTTTGGCTAGTATTTTGGTCCTTTTAGCTCTTAACTCGTGCTCTGCTCCCTTTAGCTCGTGCTCTGCTCCCTTTAGCTCGTGCTCCGCTCCCTTTAGCTCGTGCTCCGCTCCCTTTAGCTCGTGCTTTGCTCCCTTTAGCTCATGCTCTGCTCCCTTTAGCTTGAACAActtacttttagctttctcAGCCATATTTCACTCACTCCGAGCTCAGTGTTCACGCTGCAGCTTTTGCAGCAAACGTAATTTCTCAGGGACattatttatttccttctcGGCTGTTGTGACAACCCACCTCCAGGAAGAAGTTGACGAGGTAGGGGTCCTGTTTGAGTTTGGCACAGACGATACAAAGGAACTGGATCTCCTCGTTCTCTGTCGGCGCGGCCAGCACCTCCCCACACAGACGGATCAGTTTCTGAGAGTTGTGATGCAGTCATGGGAGGGAAATGACATCCTGTCAGCTAGAAGcccatatttatgtaaaaaaacaacaaaccctgCAACTTTTCTCACCTGTACAGGTCTGTGGACGTTGATGTGAGGCAGGAGGGGCTGACGAATGTGTGCTAGCAGCTTTGTGTAAAAGGTAAGCACTTGCTGCTTCATCCCCGGAGGACACTGATGAGAAATACAATATTTAGAAACAGGTGAAGGCCATATTCACGGTTTCCTCGCTGTAACTGCCTTACATCTGCTTTGCCCAACGTGTAGAGCGTCTCCAGGATCTTATGGTGCAGGAGGTACTCCATGCAGGGCCCCGTCTCCCCCGACTCCCTTTCAGCCTCCTCCTGGGTCAGGATGTCCAGCATCTGTTCCAGGTGGGACGGGATGTTGGTGTCGGTGACGGGGGCTTTGTCATCTAACGGGAGAAGACAGAAACTCAGGAAACAGCAAGACGtactcataaaaaaagaaaaacattcaagcCGCTCTGCTGCTGAACAGCTGTGCTCCGTGGGTAAGTTACCGTTCCTGACTGaagctaaaacattttaactaaaATGCATGCTTAAAAGGACTTATTTCCAATAATGTCACTGTAATTCTTCTAAATTAAGTTTGAAGCAAacgttttaaaagaaattaagtCTTGGAATGTGCAAATGTGACTTGGTAAATGTGTCGAAGAATTAAAGAGTCAGTAAAACCTTCCAGAAAAACgggaaaactgcaaaataaaaagtatcttGGATCCAGACTGAATTTAAACCTGAATCCCTGCGAAGTTGGTTCATGTCCCAGTTTCGGGAAAAtcgtgataaaaaaaatctgtttttatatatcTGAGTAATCCCTCcaacagacagatagacaacCAAACAGAAAGTCTCTCCTAGTAAATGTAATAACTTGTAAAAAAGCTTGCTTTGCGTGGcatgaacatgttaaaaacaagaCTCCAACAGGAGCAGTGTCACCGGAGCAAGAAGCTAAGAAAGAGTTTAATCTTTCTCGAGACATCAAGGACATTAACAGGTCCTTCCAGACGTTTCTTACCGGAGGTCTCGATGTAATAATGTGTAATGGCCTTCCAATGATAAACAAAATCCTCCTGCAAGGGCAGCGAGGGAGCgagctgagaaacaaaaaacaacaggtgCGTATTATTATATACATTACTGGTAATATACAAAGAGATAATTTAGGTTTTCATTTTCCTTACAGGCTTTTAACGGTTCCTAAACTCAAAAATCAAAGCATTGAAGTGATAAGTTTTGTGTTGCTgattttgtaaatatataaacagaaatataaatgaaaatacagaaatacagttGACTGCTGCATGCGTCCTTATTTCATTAAATGGGTCATCAACAGTCTTCTTCTGCAGGACTCTGTGAGCTCATTGAATCATTGaaatcagctgctggaggaggcaTAAAACGGGCCCTAATTTGGACTCAGGGTACCTGGATAAACGTCCCTGAAAATGGTGCAGCGTGAAACAGGTTCAGACAAGTAGGTGTTTGTTTTCCCCTCCACTTCAGCAAGTAAATAACAATTAGATTTTCACACAGACAGCCCACTAAATACCcctttagtgttttaaaaaacagcctGATGTTTGCGCAACATCCAACAAGGCTGCCCATTTCGACACAAGTCCTCATCTAGAGACCCTCCTGTTTGACGAAGTTAGCTTAGCTTCTTGAGGCTAACTGTCTGGTACGCTTACagcttaataaaaataactagttttgtttctaaataaaatgaaagtcggaataagaaaagacaaaacaatcaaatcaatCTAAATGATTGTATCTTATAATGGGAGAGGAATAGATGATACACAGAACATGCTAACAATGGTTATGCTAACTAGCATGCTAGTTAGCATGCTAACGCTGACGTTACGATATGGAGACATCTGGAGCAACTCAAGGCCATTTTAAACCGAAATTATAATCACAACAAAGCAAACCAAcgcataaaaatgttaaaaactaacACAAACGTACCGCTTCCACGGCGTGCTGGAGGATGGACGTAAATTTGGAGAACATTTTGTTCTTCGACTGGACCAGTTTCTCCCGAGAAGACCGAGAGAATTCCTCtatcttcttcttcctgttacCGCCGCCTCGCTCCAGATTGGAGGTTTCATACAATGACCCTTGTAACGAAAAGGATATAAACGTGAGCCGTAAAGTCGGCCGGAGGAGTCTCTCACAGGTCCGGATACGAGCACTGTAAACAAACCGTCCACGGCAGCCTGCGCTCGGTGATTGCTCACCCTGGACACGGTGGCACTTCCCTCGCCAACAGCTGCGGGTAATGACCGGCAGGGGGCGCAGTGACACCGGACAACGTTCACCGATTCAAATGAACGGTTCCCGAAGAAATGAACGAACACGTTCACTTTGGGAACTGAATTATAGCTGTAGCTAGTTTTTAATATTGGTGCTGTTTTTATCCGTTTAATTagcaaaacgttcagctcattcatgaGATGGGTGCTGATTTGTTTTGgtaacttttcagcttttcaaaatattcaactttacTTACATTTTTGTGAGAGATTCTTACATTTTTggttaaccttttgctacttttagcttttagccatccTTTTAATACAACTAcaatttctcttcttttacctacctatttagcttttaacaagacttgctacttttagctaccttttgcTACCTTAAGCTTTTAGCCAGCTTGTAACCagccttttactgcttttagtttttatatagcctttttatgatttttaactaacgttttgatgcatttacatttttgccacttttagcccTTTGATAGTTTtgactagcattttgcttcttttagctttcacctatcattctgctgcttttagcttgccATTTGCTTTTACTTAgacatttgctacttttagctaaccgtgtgctatttttagcttttatatagccttctgctacttttaacttttaatcttttagcttACATTTCcatacatttagctttcagctggcCTTTcgctgcttttagttagtgttttgatagttttaactatttttaactAGCCGTTTGCTACTTAGCTAGGCTTTTGtgacatttagcttttagctagcatcttgctgcttttggcttttagctagtgttctgcttccttAAGCTTTAAAACCTCAGTTTCAAAATGTAATCTGTCGTGTTTCCATTATTATGCTGAACTGAAAACCTgtcctgttttggtttttactcTTCAGGTCGTTCTGAGAATAAAGTGGAAAATAAGAAAGAAtctgtgagattttttttttttttcctctaaagcAGCCAAATAATGTGGGGAAATGAAAGCTGCTCTGGTTGCTCCAGCCTTCATGGTTTCTCTCTCCTGAAGGAGACTCGGAGCCGACGCCGGCTGCAGGAGGaaggattttttatttctacagctGAAGGAATAACTCTGCAATCATGTGACGATCCCTTCAAATATGCAATGAAAGGATGCCGTCTGCTCAGGACACGCCCTGGCTTCTCTCCATCGAGCATTTCCCCCTCTTGTCTGCCCCAAAATATGCTGTTCCCCACATAAAATGACAGAGACAAACGATCCTGGATGGTCATATTAAAACCAACCCCTGCTGTTAAAGAGAATAGAGGCTCTGCCTACCGGGCATgtcagctgctggaggtgagTATCTTCATGACGACACACACGGAGGAGAACGTGGCTTCATCTCAGAGCTGCAGGATGGAAAATGAGTcctttcaggaaaataaaaacgagTCGAAGCAGGTAACACCGGTGCACCTTCCCTCTGCTGCAGCCCCCCTTTTCAGAGCAGAACTCATTTTATTGAAATGCACAGCAACCtgggtaaatatttgacttttataaACCTACTTTTTCTACTTTAATCTGCGCCGGTTCGTCTCATTAGTTAAAAGCTGCCCTCTGTTACTGACATTTGGTAATCCCTTTATCTGCTAGGTGATTAAGTGGTGATGTCAGGTGATTAAACTTCTCAGATTTTCagtaaaatgcagcagaaatacTTCCTGTAAATTTTCTCTCAcccgttttatttttagacacatttaGCTTCACTGACACCAGTTGAGAAGAACTCCTTTATGTTTGGATCCTGTTAgcagctgctttgtgttttatttagtcTCTGTGCTGTAATTCATAATGTGATGCTTTCACTcactttaaagggacagttcagataaTTTGAAGTAGAGTTCTGTCTAAAAATTAAGAActattagtatcttacctgctgtagatagctttgGGGAGGACTGTGGTTTggagaaatttaatttaaagggtAAAGGTGTCAGGTCTGTCTCGTACCAATTTATGAAAGTTCTCAGAAAGTTGATATACATCATCAGATAAAGAACTTTtgaactcaattcaagatggctgccacagtcaactgacttaaaagaaatacaaatagctataattcggttaattttaaagttattgtgctaaagtctggtgtggtagtagctgagagtcattctcaagaCATGAGCTCTTAACTTTAGgtgaactgttggagtcaagcAACACAGGAGCAGGTAAACCTGTTGGTATCCTTccaaaaagcttcagtttggTCCCATCAGTCTCAGAAACGTCTCCTAGAAACTCTGGTTTCTGTCAACCTGCAGTTTGGTGAATTCCCGTCTGGCCGGTGGAGCCTCCTGGTTCTTCTTCCATCACTATGATTCAAAAAGTCACGACTGGTGGGATCAGAGACTTTGACCCTGAAGCTCAGCATGAATGGTTTGGGGTCCTTGGCTTTTTTTCCTACTATCTGTCTGATCGacctggggtcgcatttcctcttgcgtccacgtTCTGacaggttggctacagtcccaaGAACCTTCTACTTTCTCCTAATAttgcagctgtggtcagagagGTGGTCTTTGCTCTTCTCTTTGAGCTTCTCAGACAGTTctcaccttttgttttctctgctccatgttcagagTGGTGAACATGTCCGtccttccatccatcttccacCGCTTATCCTTGGTTGGGTCGCAGGGGCAACCGGTCCAGAAAGGAaacccagcaacactctccacctcctcctgggggatcccaagatCCCAAGGTGTTTCTAGACTAGAGAAGATACATAATCcctgccctgaggtctcttccctCCTTCCAGAACCTAGTTTGACTTGAAGGCTCCTGTGATACTAATGAAGGTCAAacacttttgaaaaataactttaaagcaaagatgaatGGTCTCTTTAAGGGTATGCATTAGATAATTGTTTTAATGGGCTGATAAGGTACCAATGTCCCAAGGAACCACTGTGATATTTCTGagattaaacttgttttaagttttcagCAATCCGCTTCGGTCTCTGAGCAGCTGTTAGCTtctccatttcaaaagatctgaaacttGAAGGTGATTTTTCCAGAGAGAGTactataaatttaaaaaatgtgatcaCATGTAGCAGAGCTCCATCTGCTCTCTGAGCTCCTTAAGGGCCGTCGGTAGcttttgccccttttccatTGGCTCTACTTGAGCAGCCCCGCTCCACTCGGCTCTGTAAACAATGCGTCGCGTTTCCACCCGCCAGTCTgctcggtagcagaggaacgcctccttgtgttgttgctggtttttgagcttctggggattctcctgagatttcaggaagagaggcacagtggaagaaatgctctggatgccgcgattgttgcgcggagttctgtaactctgtctgtaattttgttcttgtgttgtaaagcactttgagtcgcctcgtgctgaaaagtggtatataaataaatgtacctacctacctacagctgttatctgccggagatttcaggctttacagcgccttcagctgggggacaaacatttcagggtaagctaacgctgttgtttagtcctattacttcgctaccgttccaaaattgtcggtgttttcttcgctcttcttacgcttcaatctgaccacacccacgaccaatgagtgaacaggagctagcCTGCATAACtcacgaaagcagggccggcccggttGGATCCTGCTCCGAAGCAGGGCCAAAAATTGCCGGGGCTGGCGTCGAAAAAAGGCCCCtggaaacgctcgcaaagcaagcagagtagagtggagccgggacctttagagccaatggaaaaggggcattactTGCACTGAGAGGCTCGCatgtatgaaaaataaaagaagaattgATGCAAAGAAAGAAGAACGGCACAGGGTGCGTGTTGTGCTGGAAAAGCCCAGCATGCCCGCAAGAATGTATTACAGGGCGGGGTGACTAATGGAAAGGCTTCACTCCCAAGGTAAAAGCTGCTGGCCTTGTGCTGATAACAGGGAAGTGGAGGGTGGGGGCTGGGAGGTCACAACAGAACTGAAGGCGCAgcgatgaggatgatgatgctCACTGGACAAATGTAGGACGGGCTGGTTGTAGAAGAAAACATTCTGGGATGGGAAACTGAGTAgctttgttttcccttttcacatggacactgaaaacatttggcttcTGCTCGCATCGTGGCTTTAATTTTCCTTCCTTCATCACAGCTGTGGtcagttttgtttgtcaaaGTCAACTAAACATTTAGAGGACGTTTTGCACACGGCGTAAATCTTTCTGGTCCACAACATAAACGACTGCAGTGcgaaagtaaatattttattaactttgcCATATGTTGTAAAACTTGTACGGTCAGGATCTACAATGTTTTGATGTTATATATCTTATCCTACATATCTGTGTTATATCACTTCAGGCCTGTCCACACAGGAaggtgtttttgtaaatatgtgtaagtgttttattgtttcagccgtGCGTTTTGACGCCTGATTATGTTATGGGGAAGGAAAGTCATAGAACTGGTTTGATACTTTGGTGTAATA encodes:
- the fam160b1 gene encoding protein FAM160B1; translated protein: MFSKFTSILQHAVEALAPSLPLQEDFVYHWKAITHYYIETSDDKAPVTDTNIPSHLEQMLDILTQEEAERESGETGPCMEYLLHHKILETLYTLGKADCPPGMKQQVLTFYTKLLAHIRQPLLPHINVHRPVQKLIRLCGEVLAAPTENEEIQFLCIVCAKLKQDPYLVNFFLENKSKRPESKSSVATEEVKGGDLAPDTGQKQADGQEEPLAAAGASCSPTSNNNNTNNYNLVSSLLNLTKSPDGRIVVKACEGLMLLVSLPEPAAARCLTENTELCDLLTDRLVSFYKALPQSMDPLDIETVESVNWGLDVYNLKEDAAVFTGKRALISFLSWLDFCDQLIKEAQKSAAAVMAKAVRERFFVCVMEPQLMQTSEVGILTSTALLNRVIRQVTSEALLQEIVYFLLGEEKEPETPAAVAQSPLRHRLIEHCDHLSDEISIMTLRLFEQLIQKPNQHILHSLVLRSLEDRNYLENKPQEEREPLENGQPHDAVDLEEDPLFGDDLSPNSRLSGADWLGSSPPQSPDHSKPDGKTEVHKIVNSFLCLVPDEAKSSYHVEGTGYDTYLRDAHRQFRDFCGICLRWDWRGNPKPLEKCNLELPFFEGHFLKVLFDRMGRILDQPYDVNLQVTAVLSKLSLLPHPHLHEYLLDPYISLAPGCRSLFSVIVRVVGDLMLRIHRIPDFTAKLLLVRKRLLGLEPEGITIDHTTLLEGVIVLEEFCKELAAIAFVKYHASVSSSP